In one window of Coregonus clupeaformis isolate EN_2021a unplaced genomic scaffold, ASM2061545v1 scaf0366, whole genome shotgun sequence DNA:
- the lsr gene encoding lipolysis-stimulated lipoprotein receptor isoform X1, whose protein sequence is MFLTFVVTVLMATGSTMAISVQCPVKRYVVILFQPVTLTCNFQTSSTQPPVITWKYKSYCRDPIQAALNPSSADNVLSQNNPNYNANIECADSTRTVRIVASKQGSAVTLGQDYQGRKVSILNNADLNFAQTAWGDSGVYVCSVVSAQDLTGNSEDYTELIVLERKSNTTDLLPEIDLLVMEDWLLVVLVVFGFLLLLLLIAICWCQCCPHTCCCYVSCPCCPEKCCCPRALYEAGKAAKSGVPSHYAPTLYAPSMYAQPPYGGGMQQPGMPMLPLPQGMGGPPLHPNGYGREYDGASSVGQGSQVPLLHDQNSGAGDQTRSGYRIQVDPDGNATRAIYYMEKQLANLDLTQSGDAAGKYNRLDGGMSEVSSLHDDPRGRGGGRSQAPPLATVYDQDEAMSTISSVSTHGQRGRDDYPRRGGGPSPHMGAQGRARSMDNLDDIARRDRYPRDPRDPRDDYPPHRRDGGGARDRRGSDDDFSSHVGYDRDRGRDFDDRRRREPSPDDRHRGGSPASGLQGRRSRSRDDLMAVERDRERGGGRGGGRDAYDDSFLREAMEKKRLGEQQRARSRERLDSDSERSDRGRAPRGPPPLPMSPPSAFPDRRYDDNYPAPPPPPYISDDESLTSSKKSNLRKNGAVSRESLVV, encoded by the exons GTTCCACCATGGCCATCTCTGTCCAGTGTCCTGTCAAGAGATACGTGGTCATCCTGTTCCAGCCGGTCACGCTCACCTGCAACTTCCAGACGTCTTCCACGCAGCCACCCGTCATCACCTGGAAGTACAAGTCCTACTGCAGGGACCCCATCCAGGCAGCCCTGAACCCCAGCAGCGCTGACAACGTCCTGTCCCAGAACAACCCTAACTACAACGCCAACATTGAGTGTGCCGACAGCACGCGGACAGTGCGCATTGTGGCCTCCAAGCAGGGCAGTGCTGTCACCCTGGGCCAGGATTACCAGGGGCGCAAAGTCAGCATCTTGAACA ACGCAGACCTGAACTTTGCCCAGACAGCGTGGGGAGACAGCGGCGTGTACGTGTGCTCTGTGGTGTCTGCTCAGGATCTGACAGGGAACAGCGAGGACTACACTGAGCTCATAGTGCTGG AGAGAAAGTCTAATACCACTGATCTCCTGCCTGAGATTGACTTACTGGTTATGGAAG ACTGGTTGTTGGTGGTACTGGTAGTGTTTGGCTTCCTGCTGCTGTTGCTCCTCATAGCGATCTGCTGGTGCCAGTGCTGCCCCCACACCTGCTGCTGCTACGTCAGCTGCCCCTGCTGCCCTGAGAAATGCTGCTGCCCCCGGGCAC TGTACGAAGCAGGCAAGGCGGCGAAGTCAGGCGTCCCCAGCCACTACGCCCCCACGCTCTATGCCCCCAGCATGTACGCCCAGCCACCCTACGGAGGGGGCATGCAACAGCCCGGCATGCCCATGCTGCCCCTACCCCAGGGGATGGGTGGCCCCCCACTACACCCCAACGGCTACGGACGGGAGTACGACGGAGCCAGCTCAG TTGGACAGGGCTCCCAGGTGCCTTTGCTGCATGACCAGAACAGTGGCGCAGGAGACCAAA CTCGGAGCGGCTACCGTATCCAGGTGGACCCAGATGGGAACGCAACGCGGGCCATCTACTACATGGAGAAACAGTTAGCCAACCTGGACCTCACCCAGTCTGGTGACGCCGCTGGGAAGTACAACCGCT tGGATGGGGGGATGAGTGAGGTCAGCTCCCTACACGATGACCCCCGGGGCCGTGGCGGCGGCCGCTCCCAGGCCCCGCCCCTCGCCACCGTGTACGACCAGGACGAGGCCATGAGCACCATCAGCAGCGTGTCCACGCACGGCCAGCGGGGGCGTGACGACTACCCGCGGCGAGGAGGTGGACCCTCCCCCCACATGGGGGCCCAGGGACGCGCCCGCTCCATGGACAACCTGGACGACATCGCCCGCCGAGACCGCTACCCCAGAGACCCCCGGGATCCCCGCGACGACTACCCTCCCCACCGCCGTGACGGAGGAGGAgccagagacaggagagg CTCGGATGATGACTTTAGCAGCCACGTCGGCTATGACCGCGACCGCGGCCGTGACTTTGACGACCGCAGACGACGCGAGCCCTCCCCCGACGACCGTCACCGCGGAGGCAGCCCGGCCAGCGGTCTCCAGGGGAGACGCAGCCGTAGCCGTGACGACTTGATGGCCGTCGAACGTGATCGGGAGCGCGGTGGCGGCCGTGGCGGTGGGCGGGACGCCTATGATGATAGCTTTCTGCGGGAAGCCATGGAGAAGAAACGTCTAGGTGAGCAGCAGAGGGCGAGGAGCCGCGAGCGCCTGGACAGCGACAGCGAACGCTCGGACCGAGGCAGGGCCCCCCGCGGACCCCCTCCACTCCCCATGTCACCGCCCTCTGCCTTCCCCGACCGTCGTTACGACGACAACTACCCagcccctcccccacctccctaCATTAGCGATGACGAGAGCTTGACGTCCTCCAAGAAGAGCAACCTGCGCAAG
- the lsr gene encoding lipolysis-stimulated lipoprotein receptor isoform X2, whose translation MFLTFVVTVLMATGSTMAISVQCPVKRYVVILFQPVTLTCNFQTSSTQPPVITWKYKSYCRDPIQAALNPSSADNVLSQNNPNYNANIECADSTRTVRIVASKQGSAVTLGQDYQGRKVSILNNADLNFAQTAWGDSGVYVCSVVSAQDLTGNSEDYTELIVLDWLLVVLVVFGFLLLLLLIAICWCQCCPHTCCCYVSCPCCPEKCCCPRALYEAGKAAKSGVPSHYAPTLYAPSMYAQPPYGGGMQQPGMPMLPLPQGMGGPPLHPNGYGREYDGASSVGQGSQVPLLHDQNSGAGDQTRSGYRIQVDPDGNATRAIYYMEKQLANLDLTQSGDAAGKYNRLDGGMSEVSSLHDDPRGRGGGRSQAPPLATVYDQDEAMSTISSVSTHGQRGRDDYPRRGGGPSPHMGAQGRARSMDNLDDIARRDRYPRDPRDPRDDYPPHRRDGGGARDRRGSDDDFSSHVGYDRDRGRDFDDRRRREPSPDDRHRGGSPASGLQGRRSRSRDDLMAVERDRERGGGRGGGRDAYDDSFLREAMEKKRLGEQQRARSRERLDSDSERSDRGRAPRGPPPLPMSPPSAFPDRRYDDNYPAPPPPPYISDDESLTSSKKSNLRKNGAVSRESLVV comes from the exons GTTCCACCATGGCCATCTCTGTCCAGTGTCCTGTCAAGAGATACGTGGTCATCCTGTTCCAGCCGGTCACGCTCACCTGCAACTTCCAGACGTCTTCCACGCAGCCACCCGTCATCACCTGGAAGTACAAGTCCTACTGCAGGGACCCCATCCAGGCAGCCCTGAACCCCAGCAGCGCTGACAACGTCCTGTCCCAGAACAACCCTAACTACAACGCCAACATTGAGTGTGCCGACAGCACGCGGACAGTGCGCATTGTGGCCTCCAAGCAGGGCAGTGCTGTCACCCTGGGCCAGGATTACCAGGGGCGCAAAGTCAGCATCTTGAACA ACGCAGACCTGAACTTTGCCCAGACAGCGTGGGGAGACAGCGGCGTGTACGTGTGCTCTGTGGTGTCTGCTCAGGATCTGACAGGGAACAGCGAGGACTACACTGAGCTCATAGTGCTGG ACTGGTTGTTGGTGGTACTGGTAGTGTTTGGCTTCCTGCTGCTGTTGCTCCTCATAGCGATCTGCTGGTGCCAGTGCTGCCCCCACACCTGCTGCTGCTACGTCAGCTGCCCCTGCTGCCCTGAGAAATGCTGCTGCCCCCGGGCAC TGTACGAAGCAGGCAAGGCGGCGAAGTCAGGCGTCCCCAGCCACTACGCCCCCACGCTCTATGCCCCCAGCATGTACGCCCAGCCACCCTACGGAGGGGGCATGCAACAGCCCGGCATGCCCATGCTGCCCCTACCCCAGGGGATGGGTGGCCCCCCACTACACCCCAACGGCTACGGACGGGAGTACGACGGAGCCAGCTCAG TTGGACAGGGCTCCCAGGTGCCTTTGCTGCATGACCAGAACAGTGGCGCAGGAGACCAAA CTCGGAGCGGCTACCGTATCCAGGTGGACCCAGATGGGAACGCAACGCGGGCCATCTACTACATGGAGAAACAGTTAGCCAACCTGGACCTCACCCAGTCTGGTGACGCCGCTGGGAAGTACAACCGCT tGGATGGGGGGATGAGTGAGGTCAGCTCCCTACACGATGACCCCCGGGGCCGTGGCGGCGGCCGCTCCCAGGCCCCGCCCCTCGCCACCGTGTACGACCAGGACGAGGCCATGAGCACCATCAGCAGCGTGTCCACGCACGGCCAGCGGGGGCGTGACGACTACCCGCGGCGAGGAGGTGGACCCTCCCCCCACATGGGGGCCCAGGGACGCGCCCGCTCCATGGACAACCTGGACGACATCGCCCGCCGAGACCGCTACCCCAGAGACCCCCGGGATCCCCGCGACGACTACCCTCCCCACCGCCGTGACGGAGGAGGAgccagagacaggagagg CTCGGATGATGACTTTAGCAGCCACGTCGGCTATGACCGCGACCGCGGCCGTGACTTTGACGACCGCAGACGACGCGAGCCCTCCCCCGACGACCGTCACCGCGGAGGCAGCCCGGCCAGCGGTCTCCAGGGGAGACGCAGCCGTAGCCGTGACGACTTGATGGCCGTCGAACGTGATCGGGAGCGCGGTGGCGGCCGTGGCGGTGGGCGGGACGCCTATGATGATAGCTTTCTGCGGGAAGCCATGGAGAAGAAACGTCTAGGTGAGCAGCAGAGGGCGAGGAGCCGCGAGCGCCTGGACAGCGACAGCGAACGCTCGGACCGAGGCAGGGCCCCCCGCGGACCCCCTCCACTCCCCATGTCACCGCCCTCTGCCTTCCCCGACCGTCGTTACGACGACAACTACCCagcccctcccccacctccctaCATTAGCGATGACGAGAGCTTGACGTCCTCCAAGAAGAGCAACCTGCGCAAG